In one Marinitoga sp. 1197 genomic region, the following are encoded:
- a CDS encoding bifunctional enoyl-CoA hydratase/phosphate acetyltransferase encodes MRINKIIQLAQNLENKKTVGVAAAEDDVVLKAVSRAVKENICNVVLYGDEKKIKEIAENNDIDISEMKIIHCNTNKEAIVKTIEDVSSGKIDLPMKGHITTGELLSVYLKEEYGLRTKGTINLVSVFDIENYHKLLIVTDAGMVIAPTLEQKVDSINNAVKVANALKIENPKVAIVGALEKVNTKMPATVDAAIITQMNRRGQIKDCIVDGPFAMDNAISKEAAEHKGIKSVVAGDADIIIMPDIEAGNIFYKSMVFLSKAGVASTILGGKKPVVLTSRADSDDAKLLSIALSVLLA; translated from the coding sequence ATGAGAATCAATAAAATAATACAATTAGCACAGAATCTTGAAAATAAAAAAACGGTTGGTGTTGCTGCTGCAGAAGATGACGTTGTATTAAAAGCAGTAAGTAGAGCTGTTAAGGAAAATATATGTAATGTAGTATTATATGGAGATGAAAAGAAAATAAAGGAGATTGCAGAAAATAATGATATAGATATTTCAGAAATGAAAATCATTCATTGCAATACAAACAAAGAAGCAATAGTAAAAACAATAGAGGATGTTTCATCAGGAAAAATTGATTTACCAATGAAAGGCCATATAACTACAGGAGAATTACTATCTGTTTATTTAAAAGAAGAATATGGGTTAAGAACAAAAGGAACAATTAATTTGGTTAGCGTATTTGATATTGAGAATTACCATAAATTATTAATTGTAACTGATGCTGGTATGGTAATTGCACCAACACTAGAACAAAAAGTTGATTCTATAAACAATGCAGTAAAGGTCGCGAATGCCCTGAAAATCGAAAATCCTAAAGTTGCTATTGTAGGTGCTCTTGAAAAGGTAAATACAAAAATGCCAGCCACTGTAGATGCTGCTATTATTACTCAGATGAATAGAAGGGGACAAATTAAAGATTGTATTGTTGATGGCCCTTTTGCAATGGACAATGCTATTTCAAAAGAAGCCGCAGAGCATAAAGGTATAAAAAGCGTGGTTGCAGGAGATGCAGATATTATAATAATGCCAGATATTGAGGCAGGAAATATTTTTTATAAATCTATGGTATTTCTTTCCAAAGCAGGAGTTGCTAGTACAATTTTAGGTGGAAAAAAACCTGTAGTATTGACTTCAAGAGCAGATTCGGATGATGCAAAATTATTATCAATTGCATTATCTGTACTCTTGGCATAG
- a CDS encoding NAD(P)/FAD-dependent oxidoreductase, which yields MRIAVIGFGAATVGFLKEVDTTKNEVIVFEMNKDIFSSSISGIRADGKLFVSSEMGGDLEEILFDKKLQKEIVNYYSELSETEPEVGSRENIEELKKRFFINGFKLVESEFFHIGTDKLKIFLKNAHNEFIKKGVNFKFNSFVKNIDVQEKILIEYIDRKTRAELKDYFDKVYVAVGRSGFKLIDTLTKKYPDIILSNTKVDLGVRFELPDIVVKELNEALYEFKVKFKSSNGQLIRTFCNNPSGYVVTEKYADFITVNGHAIHDQKSTNTNFAILVTHSFTKPFNDPNGYGSYIAKLSNILAGGNKVILQTYGDFKKGKRTKKLWKVFPTLSNNEYVLGDLNLVFPSKTSISLIEFIDNLNQIIPGIADEENLLYGVEVKFYGKKLNNNLFENIKFIGDCSGHTRSIVHATAHGIIEARKIK from the coding sequence ATGAGAATTGCTGTAATTGGTTTTGGTGCTGCAACTGTAGGTTTTTTGAAGGAAGTAGATACAACCAAAAATGAGGTAATAGTTTTTGAAATGAATAAAGACATTTTTTCATCTTCAATCAGCGGTATAAGAGCAGATGGAAAACTGTTCGTTTCTTCGGAAATGGGAGGAGATTTAGAGGAAATACTTTTTGATAAAAAGTTGCAAAAAGAAATAGTGAATTATTATTCTGAGTTATCTGAGACAGAACCAGAAGTTGGATCAAGAGAGAATATCGAAGAATTAAAAAAAAGATTTTTCATTAATGGTTTTAAGTTAGTTGAGTCGGAATTTTTCCATATTGGTACAGATAAATTAAAAATATTTCTTAAAAATGCACATAATGAATTTATAAAAAAAGGTGTTAATTTTAAATTTAATTCTTTTGTGAAAAATATTGATGTACAAGAGAAAATATTAATTGAATATATAGATAGAAAAACTAGAGCTGAACTAAAAGATTATTTTGATAAGGTTTATGTTGCAGTAGGGCGTAGTGGTTTTAAATTAATTGACACTTTAACGAAAAAATATCCCGACATAATATTATCTAACACGAAAGTGGATTTAGGTGTAAGATTTGAATTACCAGATATTGTAGTTAAAGAATTAAATGAAGCTTTATATGAGTTTAAAGTTAAATTTAAGTCATCTAATGGGCAATTAATAAGAACATTTTGTAATAATCCGTCTGGGTATGTTGTGACAGAAAAATATGCAGATTTTATAACTGTAAATGGGCATGCAATACACGATCAAAAATCTACAAATACTAATTTTGCAATTTTGGTAACGCACTCTTTTACTAAACCATTTAATGACCCAAATGGTTATGGATCATATATTGCTAAGCTTTCTAATATTTTAGCTGGAGGTAATAAAGTTATACTTCAAACATATGGAGATTTTAAAAAAGGAAAAAGAACAAAAAAATTATGGAAAGTTTTTCCAACATTAAGTAATAATGAATATGTTTTAGGCGATTTGAATCTAGTATTTCCAAGTAAAACATCGATATCTTTAATAGAATTTATAGATAATTTAAATCAAATTATACCGGGTATTGCTGATGAAGAAAATCTTTTATATGGTGTTGAAGTAAAATTTTATGGTAAAAAATTAAATAACAATTTATTTGAAAATATTAAATTTATAGGGGATTGTTCAGGTCATACGAGAAGTATTGTGCATGCAACAGCTCATGGAATTATAGAAGCAAGAAAAATCAAATAA
- the buk gene encoding butyrate kinase translates to MYRILVINPGSTSTKIAVFEENKIIVSEEVTHSTEELDKYNRLMDQIELRKNEIVEFIEKYGYKMIDFDAIAARGGVLPPLESGTYKVNEEMVDYLKNKTKIEHASNLAAVIGWELANNEIPVFITDPVSVDEFIPESRISGIPEIERKSLFHALNMKSVARKAANELKKNYEECNFIIVHLGGGISIGAQRKGKMIDVNNANDEGPFSPERTGELPVGDLVKIAFSKKYDKRELKKRYIGKGGLVAYLGTNDLRVAMKKAEHDDYAKKVVEAMAYQISKEIGGMAAVLKGDVDAIIITGGMARNEIFIDMIKQRVSKIALIMLYPGSFEMEALAEGALRILKSEEKAKEWEM, encoded by the coding sequence ATGTATCGAATATTAGTAATTAATCCTGGCTCCACATCAACAAAAATAGCTGTATTTGAAGAAAATAAAATAATTGTTTCAGAAGAAGTTACACATTCTACTGAAGAATTAGATAAATATAATAGATTAATGGATCAGATAGAATTAAGAAAAAATGAAATCGTAGAATTTATAGAAAAGTATGGATATAAAATGATAGATTTTGATGCTATTGCTGCTAGAGGAGGTGTTTTGCCACCACTTGAAAGTGGTACATATAAAGTTAATGAAGAAATGGTTGATTATTTAAAAAATAAAACAAAAATAGAACATGCATCAAATTTAGCCGCAGTAATCGGGTGGGAATTGGCAAATAATGAAATTCCTGTTTTTATAACAGACCCTGTATCAGTAGATGAATTTATACCAGAATCAAGAATATCTGGTATCCCAGAAATAGAAAGAAAAAGTTTATTTCATGCATTAAATATGAAAAGTGTAGCTCGCAAAGCAGCAAATGAATTGAAAAAAAATTATGAAGAATGCAATTTTATTATAGTACATCTTGGTGGAGGTATATCTATAGGTGCTCAAAGAAAAGGTAAAATGATAGATGTTAATAATGCAAATGATGAAGGCCCATTTAGTCCAGAAAGAACTGGAGAATTACCAGTTGGCGATCTAGTTAAAATAGCTTTTTCCAAAAAGTATGATAAAAGAGAATTGAAAAAAAGATATATTGGTAAAGGTGGTTTGGTTGCATATTTAGGTACTAATGATTTGAGAGTAGCAATGAAAAAAGCCGAACATGATGATTATGCTAAAAAAGTGGTTGAAGCTATGGCATATCAAATTTCAAAAGAAATAGGTGGAATGGCAGCAGTCTTAAAAGGGGATGTTGATGCGATAATTATTACCGGCGGAATGGCAAGAAATGAGATTTTTATTGACATGATAAAACAAAGAGTTTCAAAAATAGCTTTAATAATGTTATACCCAGGGTCATTTGAAATGGAAGCTTTAGCTGAAGGTGCTTTAAGAATTTTAAAGTCTGAAGAAAAAGCTAAAGAATGGGAAATGTGA
- a CDS encoding 3-methyl-2-oxobutanoate dehydrogenase subunit VorB gives MAEKVMVKGTEAIGEAAIRAGCRLYFGYPITPQSELTEYMSRRMPQVDGVFLQAESEVAAVNMLYGAASTGHRVMTSTSSPGYSLMQEGVSYIAGAELPVVFVNVVRGGPGLGDIQPAQSDYFQATKGGGHGDYRLVVYGPESLQEAVELTAKAFDVADKYRNPALILADGMLGQMMEPVEFPDFRDLNTLPDHSSWAMQGAKGREPHKITSFDINEYVLEKMNLRYQEKYKKIIENEQMWEEYKAEDAELVIVAYGTMGRIAKTIVDMARGKGVKAGLFRPITLWPYPYDALAKLADSAKLFFTVEMSMGQMVEDVKLAVNGKKPVEFYGRTGGVVPTPNEVLAKLMELI, from the coding sequence ATGGCTGAAAAAGTGATGGTTAAAGGTACAGAAGCAATTGGTGAAGCTGCCATAAGAGCTGGATGTAGATTATATTTTGGATATCCTATAACACCACAAAGTGAATTAACTGAATATATGTCAAGAAGAATGCCGCAAGTAGATGGAGTATTTTTACAGGCTGAAAGTGAAGTTGCTGCAGTGAATATGTTATATGGTGCCGCTTCTACTGGTCATAGAGTTATGACATCAACTTCTTCACCTGGTTACAGTTTAATGCAAGAAGGTGTATCGTATATTGCAGGCGCAGAATTACCTGTTGTATTTGTTAATGTTGTTAGAGGAGGACCTGGTTTAGGAGACATACAACCTGCTCAAAGTGATTACTTCCAGGCAACAAAAGGTGGCGGTCATGGTGATTATAGATTAGTTGTGTATGGTCCAGAATCTTTGCAAGAAGCTGTGGAATTAACAGCTAAAGCTTTTGATGTTGCTGATAAATACAGAAATCCTGCTTTAATTCTTGCTGATGGTATGTTAGGGCAAATGATGGAACCTGTTGAATTTCCAGATTTCAGAGATTTAAACACATTACCAGATCATAGTTCCTGGGCAATGCAGGGAGCAAAGGGTCGCGAACCTCATAAAATTACATCATTTGATATAAATGAATATGTATTAGAAAAAATGAATTTAAGATATCAAGAAAAATATAAAAAAATTATTGAAAATGAGCAAATGTGGGAAGAATACAAAGCAGAAGATGCTGAACTAGTAATAGTTGCTTATGGTACAATGGGAAGAATAGCAAAAACAATAGTTGATATGGCAAGAGGAAAAGGCGTAAAAGCTGGATTATTCAGACCTATAACCTTATGGCCTTATCCATATGATGCTTTGGCAAAATTAGCTGATTCAGCAAAATTATTCTTTACAGTGGAAATGAGTATGGGTCAAATGGTTGAAGATGTAAAATTAGCAGTTAATGGAAAAAAACCCGTTGAATTTTATGGTAGAACCGGAGGGGTTGTTCCAACGCCAAATGAAGTATTAGCAAAATTAATGGAATTGATATAA
- a CDS encoding ArsR/SmtB family transcription factor yields MDDCVLVAEIFKALSHPTRLRILKLLNEKKCNVIDISEELSLTQSSVSQHLKILENSGIIKKEKEGNVVFCEIKYKSIFKLFDDAKKILYEELNAAHNIIKNS; encoded by the coding sequence ATGGACGATTGCGTATTGGTCGCTGAAATATTTAAGGCATTATCACACCCTACACGATTAAGAATATTAAAATTATTAAATGAAAAAAAATGTAATGTTATTGATATTTCTGAAGAATTATCACTAACTCAGTCAAGTGTTTCTCAACACCTTAAAATTTTAGAAAATTCTGGAATCATAAAAAAGGAAAAAGAAGGAAATGTTGTTTTTTGCGAAATTAAATATAAAAGTATATTTAAACTATTTGATGATGCAAAAAAGATTCTTTATGAAGAATTAAACGCTGCACATAATATAATTAAAAATTCTTAA
- a CDS encoding thiamine pyrophosphate-dependent enzyme, giving the protein MSYKIKFKGPESLSGKEFTYCPGCHHGIVHRLVAEIIDELGIREKTLMVAPVGCSVFAYEFFDVDGTVAPHGRAPAVATGMKRAMPENVVFTYQGDGDLAAIGTAEILHAANRGEKITTIFINNAIYGMTGGQMAPTTLLGMKTTTSPYGRSAENEGYPLHMAEILSNLPGVAYLARTKVNKPQDVLKTKKMIKKAFLAQIQGKGFGMVEVLSTCPTNWGIPPVEANKWLEENLVPEFPLGVYVDKVGDEK; this is encoded by the coding sequence ATGTCTTATAAAATAAAGTTTAAAGGTCCTGAATCATTGAGTGGAAAAGAATTCACATATTGTCCAGGTTGTCATCATGGAATAGTTCATAGATTAGTTGCTGAAATTATAGATGAATTAGGAATAAGAGAAAAAACTTTGATGGTAGCTCCTGTTGGTTGTTCAGTTTTCGCATATGAATTTTTTGATGTTGATGGAACAGTTGCACCTCATGGAAGAGCTCCAGCAGTTGCAACTGGAATGAAAAGAGCTATGCCAGAAAATGTTGTCTTTACATATCAAGGTGATGGAGATTTGGCTGCTATAGGTACAGCTGAAATATTACATGCAGCAAACAGAGGAGAAAAAATCACAACAATATTTATTAACAATGCTATTTACGGAATGACTGGTGGTCAAATGGCTCCAACTACATTATTAGGAATGAAAACCACAACTTCGCCATACGGAAGAAGTGCTGAAAATGAAGGTTATCCTTTACATATGGCTGAAATTTTATCAAATTTGCCAGGTGTAGCTTATTTAGCAAGAACAAAAGTTAACAAACCTCAAGATGTTTTAAAAACGAAAAAGATGATAAAAAAAGCATTTTTAGCTCAAATTCAGGGAAAAGGTTTTGGAATGGTTGAAGTGTTATCAACATGTCCAACAAACTGGGGAATTCCACCAGTTGAAGCAAATAAATGGTTAGAAGAAAATTTAGTACCTGAATTTCCATTAGGCGTTTATGTAGATAAGGTGGGTGATGAAAAATGA
- the buk gene encoding butyrate kinase: MYKILVINPGSTSTKLAIYEDENLVSKETVRHTSEELSPFNHIAEQYEFRKEVIKKFLEKEGHQISSFSAIIGRGGLLRPIPGGVYKVNELMKEELREGKYGEHASNLGALIAHELASEYDIPSYIADPVVVDEMDEIAKFSGHPDFERKSIFHALNQKAVARLIAEKMNKKYEEINLIVVHMGGGISIGAHKKGKVVDVNNALDGDGPFTPERSGTLPMTQIIDLAYSDSITLDKMKKRIKGKGGLVAYLDTNDALEVQKRVENGEEYATLIYKAMALQIAKWIGKMATALNFEVDGIILTGGLAYDKNNMVKWLIEHTEFIAPIYVVPGGDEEKALAEAALRALKGIEKVKSYPPTEGKYA, translated from the coding sequence ATGTACAAAATATTAGTTATAAATCCTGGATCCACATCAACTAAATTAGCAATATATGAAGATGAAAATTTAGTTTCCAAAGAAACTGTACGACATACATCTGAAGAATTGTCTCCTTTTAATCATATAGCAGAACAATATGAATTCAGAAAAGAAGTTATAAAAAAGTTTTTAGAAAAAGAAGGTCATCAAATATCTTCATTTTCAGCTATTATAGGTAGAGGTGGTCTTTTAAGGCCTATTCCGGGTGGTGTGTACAAAGTAAATGAACTAATGAAAGAGGAATTAAGAGAAGGAAAGTACGGAGAACACGCTTCCAATTTAGGTGCTTTAATAGCTCATGAATTAGCATCAGAATATGATATTCCATCATATATTGCGGATCCAGTAGTTGTTGATGAAATGGATGAAATTGCAAAATTTTCAGGGCATCCTGATTTTGAAAGAAAATCTATTTTTCACGCTTTGAATCAAAAAGCTGTAGCAAGACTTATAGCTGAAAAAATGAATAAAAAATATGAAGAAATTAATTTAATAGTGGTTCACATGGGTGGTGGAATTTCAATTGGTGCCCACAAAAAAGGAAAAGTTGTTGATGTAAATAATGCACTGGATGGTGACGGCCCTTTTACCCCTGAAAGGTCTGGAACATTACCTATGACACAGATAATCGATTTAGCCTATTCAGATAGTATTACTTTAGATAAAATGAAAAAAAGAATAAAAGGTAAAGGCGGATTGGTAGCTTATTTAGATACAAATGATGCTCTTGAAGTTCAAAAAAGAGTAGAAAATGGTGAAGAATACGCAACATTAATTTATAAAGCTATGGCTTTACAAATTGCAAAATGGATTGGAAAAATGGCAACGGCTTTAAATTTTGAAGTTGATGGAATTATTTTAACTGGTGGATTAGCTTACGATAAAAATAATATGGTTAAGTGGCTTATTGAACACACAGAATTCATAGCTCCTATTTATGTTGTTCCAGGTGGAGATGAAGAAAAGGCTTTAGCTGAGGCTGCATTAAGGGCTTTAAAAGGAATAGAAAAAGTTAAGAGTTATCCTCCAACGGAGGGGAAATATGCTTAA
- a CDS encoding GGDEF domain-containing protein has translation MIAIEKNILNMLELKKLKHKYIIFDENTEINSVDVFVSSTIQNNHYTILIADNLSNKILKADDFILKPFDIEELNYRIELGLKKVKRIKELERLSLIDYLTGVYNRRAITDLLKKEIERSKRENKFFSVIMLDFDNFKSVNDKYGHDAGDEVLRKTVELIRQKIRYYDLIGRLGGEEFLIILSNISIENSLKVSERIRKAIEENIVYINGHKIKITVSQGVSMFNGNKNIDQLIKEADLALYEAKEKGKNKVILYNNPR, from the coding sequence ATGATTGCAATTGAAAAGAATATTTTAAATATGCTTGAATTAAAAAAACTTAAACATAAATATATAATTTTTGATGAAAATACAGAAATTAATTCTGTAGATGTTTTTGTTTCTTCAACTATACAAAACAATCATTATACAATATTGATTGCAGATAATTTAAGTAATAAAATATTAAAAGCTGATGATTTTATTTTGAAACCTTTTGATATTGAAGAATTAAATTATAGAATAGAATTAGGATTAAAAAAGGTTAAAAGAATTAAAGAATTGGAGAGATTATCTTTAATTGATTATCTAACAGGTGTATATAATAGAAGAGCAATTACAGATTTATTAAAGAAAGAAATAGAAAGATCAAAAAGAGAAAATAAATTTTTTTCTGTTATTATGCTAGATTTTGATAACTTTAAAAGTGTTAATGATAAATATGGCCATGATGCTGGTGACGAGGTATTAAGAAAAACTGTTGAATTAATTAGACAAAAAATCAGATATTATGATTTAATAGGGAGACTTGGTGGAGAAGAATTTTTAATTATTTTATCTAATATTTCAATAGAAAATTCCTTAAAGGTTAGTGAGAGAATACGAAAAGCCATTGAAGAGAATATTGTATATATAAATGGTCATAAAATTAAAATTACGGTAAGTCAGGGAGTGTCAATGTTTAATGGAAATAAAAATATTGATCAATTGATAAAGGAAGCAGATTTAGCTCTTTATGAAGCAAAGGAAAAAGGAAAAAATAAGGTAATATTATATAACAACCCCCGGTGA
- a CDS encoding 2-oxoacid:acceptor oxidoreductase family protein → MKHHAFIAAGFGGQGVMLFGKILSLAAMYENLYTTWLPSYGPEMRGGTANCTVVVSEKYIASPVVDQPTEVIAFNIPSMYKFEKLLPENGILLLNSSVIDREPERKDVQIYKIPANDIADELGNIKVQNMVMLGAYLKATNAVSFESVKAALEKSLKGKKADLLDINLKAIEAGMNALVK, encoded by the coding sequence ATGAAACATCATGCATTCATAGCTGCAGGTTTTGGTGGCCAAGGTGTAATGTTATTTGGAAAAATATTGTCTTTAGCTGCAATGTATGAAAACTTATATACAACATGGTTACCATCATATGGTCCGGAAATGAGGGGGGGGACGGCTAACTGTACAGTAGTAGTTTCTGAAAAATACATTGCTTCACCTGTAGTTGATCAACCAACTGAAGTTATTGCATTTAATATTCCTTCAATGTATAAATTCGAAAAATTATTGCCTGAAAATGGTATATTATTGTTAAATTCCTCAGTTATTGATAGAGAACCTGAAAGAAAAGATGTTCAAATATATAAAATCCCTGCTAATGATATCGCTGATGAATTAGGGAATATAAAAGTTCAGAATATGGTTATGTTAGGTGCATATTTGAAAGCGACTAATGCTGTTTCTTTTGAATCTGTAAAAGCTGCATTGGAAAAATCACTAAAAGGAAAAAAAGCAGATTTATTGGATATAAATTTAAAAGCTATAGAAGCAGGCATGAATGCTTTAGTGAAATAA
- a CDS encoding 4Fe-4S dicluster domain-containing protein, with protein MEYKNKVEIDQERCKGCGLCIDACPTGTLGFSEGFNAKGYHPAAVLNPEKCIGCGFCYQMCPDVCITVSTLEKAKA; from the coding sequence ATGGAATACAAGAACAAAGTTGAAATTGATCAGGAAAGATGTAAAGGATGTGGTCTTTGTATAGATGCATGTCCAACTGGAACTTTAGGTTTCTCTGAAGGATTTAATGCTAAAGGGTATCATCCTGCAGCTGTTTTAAATCCGGAAAAATGTATAGGATGTGGATTCTGTTATCAGATGTGTCCCGATGTATGTATAACAGTTTCAACATTAGAAAAAGCAAAGGCTTAA